From one Azospirillum sp. TSH100 genomic stretch:
- a CDS encoding ABC transporter ATP-binding protein, producing MVSASPNGPTSPRGQTLLLDGITQRYGVSLAVDGVTLDIRGGELVALLGPSGCGKTTLLRIIAGFLAQTKGHVMVGGQSVDGLPPNRRSVGIVFQNYALFPHMTVAENVAYGLDARGVDRATQRSEAQRMLDLVKLGHLGDRTPRQLSGGQQQRVALARALAVNPSILLLDEPFAALDKNLRLDMQIEVKRIQRLSGITTILVTHDQEEALSMADRVAVLSQGRLEQFSPPTEIYDAPDSLFVNTFVGSANLLGGVLVDSDRSAGRVRLDAGGLIETRAPKDDLRPGSRVTVCLRPEHLSVDPAATDADTLNGVVEMGLPLGATVVHEIRVGDGTAVKVSEPRIQRADLLAPGTPVRLAPVAPRLASVFAAA from the coding sequence ATGGTCAGCGCTTCGCCCAACGGCCCGACTTCCCCACGCGGGCAGACGCTCCTCCTGGATGGGATCACCCAACGCTACGGTGTCTCACTCGCCGTCGACGGGGTCACGCTCGACATCCGCGGCGGCGAACTGGTGGCCCTGCTCGGCCCGTCGGGCTGCGGCAAGACGACCCTGCTCAGGATCATCGCCGGCTTCCTGGCCCAGACCAAGGGCCATGTGATGGTCGGCGGGCAGAGCGTTGACGGCCTGCCACCCAACCGCCGGTCGGTCGGCATCGTCTTCCAGAACTATGCGCTGTTTCCGCACATGACGGTGGCCGAGAACGTCGCCTACGGGCTGGACGCGCGCGGCGTCGACCGCGCCACCCAGCGCAGCGAGGCGCAGCGCATGCTGGACCTGGTGAAGCTCGGCCATCTGGGCGACCGCACCCCGCGCCAGTTGTCCGGCGGACAGCAGCAGCGCGTGGCACTGGCCCGTGCGCTGGCGGTGAACCCGTCGATCCTGCTGCTGGACGAACCCTTCGCCGCGCTGGACAAGAACCTGCGGTTGGACATGCAGATCGAAGTGAAACGGATCCAGCGCCTGTCCGGCATCACCACCATCCTCGTCACCCACGACCAGGAAGAGGCGCTGTCGATGGCCGACCGTGTCGCGGTGCTGAGCCAGGGCCGCCTGGAACAATTCTCCCCGCCGACCGAGATCTACGACGCGCCCGACAGCCTGTTCGTCAACACCTTCGTCGGTTCGGCCAACCTGCTGGGCGGGGTGCTGGTCGACAGCGACCGCAGCGCCGGCCGGGTGCGGCTGGATGCCGGCGGGCTGATCGAGACGCGCGCGCCCAAGGACGACCTGCGGCCAGGTTCCCGCGTCACCGTCTGCCTGCGCCCTGAACATCTGAGCGTCGATCCGGCCGCGACCGATGCCGACACGCTGAACGGCGTGGTGGAGATGGGGCTGCCGCTGGGCGCCACCGTCGTCCATGAGATCCGCGTCGGCGACGGCACCGCCGTCAAGGTGTCGGAACCGCGCATCCAGCGCGCCGACCTGCTGGCCCCCGGCACGCCGGTACGGCTGGCGCCGGTGGCCCCCCGCCTCGCCTCGGTCTTCGCCGCGGCCTGA
- a CDS encoding amidase, translating into MSVQSDGLWQDGAAALAARLAGGELPARAVMEAHLNRIAAADPDLCAFITVAADEALARAAELDATLARTGRSAGPLHGLPVVVKDLTDTAGIRTTYGSALHADHVPSTSDIAVARIEAAGGIVIGKTNTPEFGFGAICRNRLAGPTRNPFDARLTSGGSSGGSAVAVAAGMAPLAHGTDFGGSVRVPASFCGVASIRPTPGLIPSPGRALGWDTLATHGVLARDTTDCALLLSAMAGSDLRDPTSLFGDRDDGSETRLGATADFGVATVSHAVRERFAAAVEQLERAAGPVARRHPDCGDAMATFRTLRAAQIRHAYGPLLDSHGDSLTDTVRWNIEAGSGITADAYLAAQTARTALYRRFVALFEEIDVLAAPACGVLPWPNEDGEVTVIDGRPVETILDYLGVTAIVTLIGFPVLTLPVGGDGLPFGIQLIARPGEERRLIRLGRMLEREAGFVHRWPPALATR; encoded by the coding sequence ATGTCTGTGCAGAGCGACGGTCTGTGGCAGGACGGCGCGGCGGCCCTGGCGGCGCGTCTGGCCGGTGGGGAGCTTCCGGCACGCGCGGTGATGGAGGCGCATCTGAACCGGATCGCCGCAGCCGATCCCGATCTTTGCGCCTTTATCACCGTCGCCGCGGACGAGGCGCTGGCCCGGGCCGCGGAACTGGACGCGACGCTGGCGCGGACGGGCCGGTCCGCCGGCCCGCTGCATGGCCTGCCGGTGGTGGTGAAGGACCTGACGGACACCGCCGGCATCCGCACGACCTACGGCTCGGCGCTCCATGCTGACCATGTGCCGTCCACCAGCGACATCGCGGTGGCGCGGATCGAGGCGGCCGGCGGCATCGTCATCGGCAAGACCAACACGCCGGAATTCGGCTTCGGCGCCATCTGCCGCAACCGTCTGGCGGGACCGACGCGCAACCCGTTCGACGCGCGGCTGACCTCCGGCGGGTCGAGCGGCGGATCGGCGGTCGCCGTCGCCGCCGGCATGGCCCCGCTGGCGCACGGCACCGATTTCGGCGGGTCGGTGAGGGTGCCGGCGAGCTTTTGTGGCGTCGCCTCCATCCGCCCGACGCCGGGGCTGATCCCTTCACCCGGCCGCGCGCTGGGTTGGGACACGCTGGCGACGCATGGCGTTCTGGCGCGCGACACCACGGACTGCGCGCTGCTGTTGTCGGCGATGGCCGGCAGCGATCTGCGCGACCCGACCTCGCTGTTCGGCGACCGCGATGACGGGTCGGAAACTCGGCTGGGCGCCACCGCCGATTTCGGCGTCGCCACCGTCTCCCACGCCGTGCGGGAGCGCTTCGCCGCGGCGGTCGAGCAGTTGGAGCGGGCCGCCGGGCCGGTGGCGCGCCGCCATCCCGACTGCGGTGATGCAATGGCGACCTTCCGCACATTGCGCGCCGCGCAGATCCGTCACGCCTACGGCCCGCTGCTGGACAGTCACGGCGACAGTCTGACCGACACCGTGCGCTGGAACATCGAGGCGGGGAGCGGCATCACCGCTGACGCCTATCTGGCGGCGCAGACCGCCCGCACCGCGCTCTACCGCCGCTTCGTCGCCCTGTTCGAGGAGATCGACGTATTGGCCGCCCCGGCCTGCGGCGTGCTGCCCTGGCCGAACGAGGATGGCGAGGTGACGGTGATCGACGGGCGGCCGGTGGAGACCATCCTCGACTATCTCGGTGTCACCGCCATCGTCACGCTGATCGGTTTCCCGGTCCTGACCCTGCCGGTCGGTGGAGACGGACTGCCCTTCGGCATCCAGCTGATCGCCCGGCCGGGCGAGGAACGGCGGTTGATCCGCCTGGGTCGGATGCTGGAGCGGGAGGCCGGCTTCGTTCATCGCTGGCCGCCCGCTCTGGCGACCCGATAG
- a CDS encoding GntR family transcriptional regulator has product MSDIGSDRTDGRQNRADQLRILIEEDIASGRLPPGSRLEESTLAERFNVSRTPVREALAQLASAGLVEMRPRQGAVVATLSLEDIVEMFEVMANLESLCAELCARRMSAADHAALLALHRRCEEVIDSGDTDAYYEANRRFHEAIYAGSHNRHLEEMTRSLRNRVAAYRRIQLRHPGRLRASWKEHDAIVQAILAGEAERARDLTKGHIAIQGDTFTDFMALLRMSRLNVA; this is encoded by the coding sequence ATGAGCGACATCGGCAGCGACCGGACTGACGGCAGACAGAATCGTGCGGACCAACTCCGCATCCTGATCGAGGAGGACATCGCGTCGGGCCGCCTTCCCCCCGGTTCGCGGCTGGAGGAAAGCACCCTTGCGGAGCGGTTCAACGTCTCGCGGACCCCGGTGCGCGAGGCGCTGGCCCAGCTCGCCTCGGCCGGGTTGGTGGAGATGCGGCCGCGCCAGGGGGCGGTCGTCGCGACGCTGAGCCTGGAGGATATCGTGGAGATGTTCGAGGTGATGGCCAACCTCGAATCCCTGTGCGCCGAGCTGTGCGCCCGCCGGATGTCGGCCGCCGACCATGCCGCGCTGCTGGCCCTGCACCGGCGGTGCGAGGAGGTGATCGACAGCGGCGACACCGATGCCTATTACGAGGCCAACCGCCGGTTCCACGAGGCGATCTATGCCGGCAGCCACAACCGGCACCTGGAGGAGATGACCCGCTCCCTGCGCAACCGGGTGGCCGCCTACCGCCGGATCCAGCTCCGCCACCCCGGCCGGCTGCGGGCATCGTGGAAGGAGCATGACGCCATCGTGCAGGCGATCCTTGCCGGCGAGGCCGAGCGGGCGCGCGACCTGACCAAGGGACATATCGCCATCCAGGGCGACACCTTCACCGACTTCATGGCGCTTCTGCGGATGTCGCGTCTGAACGTGGCGTGA
- the dctP gene encoding TRAP transporter substrate-binding protein DctP: MSVTRRAVVGAALAAPAIIATSRLGWAADAKVLKISHQFPGGTLEEGDFRDRIVRRFAAEVEKRTAGTLKFEIYPNSSLMKTLAQFSAVRKGALDLSLYPLPYAGGEVPETNLGLMPCLVTSYEQGRKWRTAPIGEEMSRILDQKGVKLLTWIWQAGGTASRAGAVMNPDDVKGMKIRGGSREMDMMLKAAGAAVSTIPSNELYAGMQTGAVDAAITSSTSLISFKLEELSKHLTVPRAHSYWFMMEPLMMSKTIFDGLTPDQRKVIEDVGLEMEEFGYKAAREDDERIAAIYGKAGVATADMTAEAVGRWTAIARDTAWKDFSERVKDGARLLKLAEQV, from the coding sequence ATGTCCGTCACCCGTCGCGCCGTGGTCGGCGCCGCGCTCGCCGCTCCCGCCATCATCGCCACCTCCCGCCTCGGTTGGGCGGCGGACGCCAAGGTGCTGAAGATCTCGCACCAGTTCCCCGGCGGGACGCTGGAGGAAGGTGATTTCCGCGACCGCATCGTGCGCCGCTTCGCCGCCGAGGTGGAGAAGCGCACCGCCGGCACGCTGAAGTTCGAGATTTATCCGAACTCCTCGCTGATGAAGACGCTGGCCCAGTTCAGCGCGGTGCGCAAGGGTGCCCTCGACCTCTCGCTCTACCCGCTGCCCTATGCCGGCGGCGAGGTGCCGGAGACCAACCTGGGGCTGATGCCATGCCTCGTCACCAGTTACGAGCAGGGCCGCAAGTGGCGCACCGCCCCGATCGGCGAGGAGATGAGCCGCATCCTCGACCAGAAGGGGGTCAAGCTGCTGACCTGGATCTGGCAGGCCGGCGGCACCGCGTCGCGCGCCGGGGCGGTGATGAACCCCGACGACGTCAAGGGCATGAAGATCCGCGGCGGCAGCCGCGAGATGGACATGATGCTGAAGGCCGCCGGGGCGGCGGTCAGCACGATCCCGTCGAACGAGCTTTACGCCGGCATGCAGACCGGCGCGGTGGACGCCGCCATCACCTCCTCCACCAGCCTGATCTCCTTCAAGCTGGAGGAGCTGTCGAAGCATCTGACGGTGCCCCGCGCCCACAGCTATTGGTTCATGATGGAACCGCTGATGATGTCGAAGACCATCTTCGACGGACTGACACCCGACCAGCGCAAGGTGATCGAGGACGTCGGGCTGGAGATGGAGGAGTTCGGCTACAAGGCCGCCCGCGAGGATGACGAGCGGATCGCCGCCATCTACGGCAAGGCCGGGGTCGCCACCGCCGACATGACCGCAGAGGCGGTCGGCCGCTGGACCGCGATCGCCCGCGACACCGCCTGGAAGGATTTCTCCGAACGCGTCAAGGACGGCGCCCGTCTGCTGAAGCTGGCGGAGCAGGTCTGA
- a CDS encoding TRAP transporter small permease, with protein sequence MSTAERNLILGSGAEPVLHSPALRAVGRLMTLINRLVVIVCAVAVVAAGLVLTHEAVVRYAFHHPADWQDEMAVFLLVGATFMSAAWVQARRGHVAIDAIAELLPPAAEKVRRFLADVASFAFCTFFSWKSWTLFHEAWEDGTVTQSAWAPPLWIPYSLMAVGMSLLAVQLLLQILDRLLPDGEAR encoded by the coding sequence ATGTCGACGGCGGAACGCAATCTGATCCTGGGATCCGGGGCGGAGCCGGTCCTGCATTCCCCAGCGCTGCGGGCGGTCGGACGGCTGATGACCCTGATCAACCGTCTGGTGGTGATCGTCTGCGCTGTGGCGGTGGTCGCCGCCGGGCTGGTGCTGACGCACGAGGCGGTGGTGCGTTACGCGTTCCATCATCCCGCCGACTGGCAGGACGAGATGGCGGTGTTCCTGCTGGTCGGGGCGACCTTCATGTCGGCCGCCTGGGTGCAGGCCCGGCGCGGCCACGTCGCCATCGACGCGATTGCCGAACTGCTGCCGCCCGCGGCGGAGAAGGTCCGGCGCTTCCTGGCCGACGTCGCTTCCTTTGCGTTCTGCACCTTCTTTTCCTGGAAATCCTGGACCCTGTTCCATGAGGCGTGGGAGGACGGCACGGTGACGCAATCCGCCTGGGCGCCGCCGCTGTGGATCCCCTATTCGCTGATGGCGGTCGGCATGTCGCTGCTTGCCGTCCAGCTTCTGCTGCAAATTCTCGACCGGCTGCTGCCGGATGGGGAGGCACGGTGA
- a CDS encoding TRAP transporter large permease, whose amino-acid sequence MGALELGLLYGAATFGVLFAGIPIAFALGLVATLFMMVFMPAASLDTVAQNVYEEMASITLLTIPLFILKGAAIGKSRAGADLYSALHAWLHKVPGGLGVANVFACGLFAAMAGSSPATCSAIGSAGIPEMRRRGYSGGFAAGIIAAGGTLGILLPPSITMILYAVAAEQSLGRLFLAGIGPGVLLVVLFAVYAVLRFRKEKAMALAEGRHDSPLLAEEHFTTREKLSSLPRVLPFVVLLTGVMVALYGGFATPSETAGLGAVLALALVAVVYGAYRLDNLGLMLTSTLRESTMLMMIIGMSLLYSYVMSYLHISQSAAQAIVAMNLSRWVLLAAILLMVVVLGFFLPPVSIILMTAPIILPPLRAAGFDLIWFGVIMMVVMEMGLIHPPVGLNIFVIKNIAPDIPLKDVIWGVMPFVGLMILCVVLLCVFPQIATALPTWVYGG is encoded by the coding sequence ATGGGTGCTCTCGAACTCGGCCTGCTCTATGGGGCGGCCACCTTCGGCGTGCTGTTCGCCGGCATTCCGATCGCCTTCGCGCTGGGGCTGGTGGCGACCTTGTTCATGATGGTGTTCATGCCGGCCGCCTCGCTCGACACCGTCGCCCAGAACGTCTACGAGGAGATGGCGAGCATCACCCTGCTGACCATCCCGCTGTTCATCCTGAAGGGGGCGGCGATCGGCAAGTCGCGGGCGGGCGCCGATCTCTATTCGGCCCTGCACGCCTGGCTGCACAAGGTGCCGGGCGGCCTCGGCGTCGCCAACGTCTTCGCCTGCGGCCTGTTCGCCGCGATGGCGGGGTCCAGCCCCGCCACCTGCTCGGCCATCGGCAGCGCCGGCATTCCCGAGATGCGGCGGCGCGGCTATTCCGGCGGATTCGCGGCCGGCATCATCGCGGCCGGCGGCACGCTCGGCATCCTGTTGCCGCCCTCGATCACCATGATCCTCTACGCGGTCGCCGCCGAGCAGTCGCTGGGCCGGCTGTTCCTCGCTGGGATCGGGCCGGGCGTGCTGCTGGTGGTGCTGTTCGCCGTCTACGCCGTGCTGCGCTTCCGCAAGGAGAAGGCGATGGCGCTGGCCGAGGGACGGCACGACTCCCCGCTGCTGGCGGAGGAGCATTTCACCACGCGGGAGAAGCTGTCCTCCCTGCCGCGGGTGCTGCCCTTCGTCGTGCTGCTGACCGGCGTCATGGTGGCGCTCTACGGCGGCTTCGCCACCCCGTCGGAGACCGCCGGGCTGGGGGCCGTGCTGGCCCTGGCCCTGGTCGCCGTGGTCTACGGGGCCTACAGGCTCGACAATCTCGGGCTGATGCTGACCTCGACGCTGCGGGAATCGACGATGCTGATGATGATCATCGGCATGTCGCTGCTCTATTCCTACGTGATGAGCTACCTGCACATCAGCCAGAGCGCGGCGCAGGCCATCGTCGCCATGAACCTGTCGCGCTGGGTGCTGCTGGCCGCCATCCTGCTGATGGTGGTGGTGCTGGGCTTCTTCCTGCCGCCGGTGTCGATCATCCTGATGACCGCGCCGATCATCCTGCCGCCGCTGCGCGCCGCCGGCTTCGACCTGATCTGGTTCGGCGTCATCATGATGGTGGTGATGGAGATGGGGCTGATCCATCCGCCGGTCGGCCTGAACATCTTCGTCATCAAGAACATCGCGCCGGACATTCCACTGAAGGACGTGATCTGGGGCGTGATGCCCTTCGTCGGGCTGATGATCCTGTGCGTCGTGCTGCTGTGCGTCTTCCCGCAGATCGCGACGGCCCTGCCGACCTGGGTCTATGGCGGCTGA
- a CDS encoding dienelactone hydrolase family protein produces the protein MLLQHRAARRGGLRALLAAAFCSGLALATGSAMAQTAEPSERATYPSRVELHAIPSLTLSDSQFLRGEADAGKPVTVAGEFRVAQGDGKLPVAVLMHGSGGVGPNVEMWARLLNANGISTFAIDGFTGRGIVSTSANQAQLGRLNLIVDIYHSLEILAKHPRVDPKRIVLIGFSRGGQAAFYASLERFHQLWNRSGIDFAGYIPFYADCSTRYIDDTKVVKRPIRLVHGEADDYNPLRTCAAQADRLKAAGADITLTTYPGAHHGFDTPIMDGPVVSAASQTVRNCRIEEREPGALINAETNAPFSYQDACVQKGPNVGGDPAGRAAARVAVLDMVKAIIASPP, from the coding sequence ATGCTCCTCCAGCATCGCGCCGCGCGCCGCGGCGGACTGCGCGCCCTGCTCGCCGCCGCCTTCTGCTCCGGTCTGGCGCTCGCCACCGGATCCGCGATGGCGCAGACCGCCGAGCCATCCGAAAGGGCGACCTACCCGAGCCGGGTCGAACTGCACGCCATTCCCAGCCTGACGCTCAGCGATTCCCAGTTCCTCAGGGGCGAGGCCGACGCCGGCAAGCCGGTGACGGTGGCCGGGGAGTTCCGGGTGGCGCAGGGCGACGGCAAGCTGCCGGTCGCGGTGCTGATGCACGGCTCCGGCGGGGTGGGACCGAACGTCGAGATGTGGGCGCGCCTGCTCAACGCCAACGGCATTTCGACCTTCGCCATCGACGGCTTCACCGGGCGGGGCATCGTCAGCACCTCGGCCAATCAGGCGCAACTGGGGCGGCTGAACCTGATCGTCGACATCTATCATTCGCTGGAGATCCTGGCCAAACATCCCCGCGTCGATCCCAAGCGGATCGTCCTGATCGGCTTCTCGCGCGGCGGGCAGGCCGCCTTCTATGCCTCGCTGGAGCGCTTCCACCAGCTTTGGAACCGGTCCGGCATCGACTTCGCCGGCTACATTCCCTTCTATGCGGATTGCTCGACCCGCTACATCGACGATACCAAGGTGGTGAAGCGGCCGATCCGGCTGGTCCATGGCGAGGCCGACGACTACAACCCGCTGCGCACCTGCGCCGCCCAGGCCGACCGGCTGAAGGCCGCCGGGGCGGACATCACGCTGACCACCTATCCCGGCGCGCATCACGGCTTCGACACCCCGATCATGGACGGCCCGGTGGTTTCCGCGGCGTCCCAAACGGTGCGCAACTGCCGGATCGAGGAACGCGAACCGGGCGCCCTGATCAATGCCGAGACCAACGCCCCCTTCAGCTACCAGGACGCCTGCGTCCAGAAGGGACCCAATGTCGGCGGCGATCCGGCGGGCCGGGCGGCGGCGCGGGTGGCGGTGCTCGACATGGTCAAGGCGATCATCGCCTCGCCGCCCTGA
- a CDS encoding malonyl-CoA synthase yields the protein MTGHRSANFYDLAAARFPADTQSPFIELESGVRYSYGDLVAISGRYARLLADLGVVKGDRVAVQVEKSPEAVFLYLACLRAGAAYLPLNTAYTRAEIAYFLGDAQPRIFVCDPAKAESLAEVAAEAGVGAVLTLGAKGEGTLSERAAGLGSAFDTVACGPDDLAAILYTSGTTGRSKGAMLTHRNIGSNAATLHRVWGFRPDDVLLHALPIFHTHGLFVAINCTLMNGSAMLFLPKFDADAVFRLLPRASVMMGVPTFYTRMLAEERLTREGTAHMRLFVSGSAPLLADTHREFRERTGHAILERYGMTETCMITSNPLEGDRIPGTVGFPLPEVAVRVADEKSGQPVADGEIGVIEVKGPNVFSGYWRMPEKTAQEFRADGFFITGDVGRIDGRGYVHIIGRAKDLVISGGFNVYPKEVETVIDAIDGVVESAVVGVPHPDFGEAVVAVVLRKPGLAAPDDAAVIRICREQLANFKVPKAVVFSDELPRNTMGKVQKNLLREAHKGLFDRHAA from the coding sequence ATGACCGGACATCGCTCTGCCAATTTCTACGATCTCGCCGCCGCCCGCTTCCCGGCCGACACCCAGTCCCCCTTCATCGAGCTGGAGTCGGGCGTCCGCTACAGCTACGGCGATCTGGTCGCCATCAGCGGGCGCTATGCCCGCCTGCTGGCCGATCTCGGCGTGGTCAAGGGCGACCGGGTGGCGGTCCAGGTGGAGAAGTCGCCGGAAGCGGTCTTCCTCTATCTCGCCTGCCTGCGCGCGGGAGCGGCGTACCTGCCGCTGAACACCGCATACACCAGGGCGGAAATCGCCTACTTCCTCGGCGACGCCCAGCCGCGGATCTTCGTCTGCGACCCCGCCAAGGCCGAGTCCCTGGCCGAGGTGGCGGCGGAAGCCGGCGTCGGCGCCGTGCTGACGCTGGGAGCCAAGGGGGAGGGAACCCTGTCGGAGCGGGCCGCCGGCCTTGGTTCGGCCTTCGACACGGTGGCCTGCGGGCCGGACGATCTGGCGGCGATCCTCTACACCTCCGGCACCACCGGGCGGTCGAAGGGGGCGATGCTGACCCATCGCAACATCGGCTCCAACGCCGCGACGCTGCATCGGGTCTGGGGCTTCCGTCCCGACGACGTGCTGCTGCATGCGCTGCCGATCTTCCATACCCACGGGCTGTTCGTCGCGATCAACTGCACGCTGATGAACGGCTCCGCCATGCTGTTCCTGCCGAAGTTCGACGCCGACGCGGTGTTCCGCCTGCTGCCGCGAGCCAGCGTGATGATGGGGGTGCCGACCTTCTACACCCGGATGCTGGCCGAAGAGCGGCTGACGCGGGAGGGAACCGCCCACATGCGGCTGTTCGTCTCCGGCTCCGCTCCGCTGCTGGCCGACACCCACCGCGAATTCCGCGAGCGCACCGGCCATGCCATCCTGGAGCGCTACGGCATGACCGAGACCTGCATGATCACCTCCAACCCGCTGGAGGGCGACCGCATCCCCGGCACCGTCGGTTTCCCCCTGCCGGAGGTCGCGGTGCGCGTCGCCGACGAGAAGAGCGGGCAGCCGGTGGCGGATGGCGAGATCGGCGTGATCGAGGTGAAGGGACCCAACGTGTTTTCCGGCTATTGGCGGATGCCGGAAAAGACGGCGCAGGAGTTCCGCGCCGATGGTTTCTTCATCACCGGCGATGTCGGCCGGATCGACGGGCGCGGCTATGTCCACATCATCGGCCGTGCCAAGGATCTGGTGATCTCCGGCGGCTTCAACGTCTACCCCAAGGAGGTCGAGACGGTGATCGACGCCATCGACGGGGTGGTGGAGTCCGCGGTGGTCGGGGTGCCGCATCCCGATTTCGGCGAGGCGGTGGTCGCCGTCGTCCTGCGCAAGCCGGGTCTCGCAGCACCCGACGATGCGGCGGTGATCCGCATCTGCAGGGAGCAGCTCGCCAACTTCAAGGTGCCCAAGGCGGTGGTCTTCAGCGACGAGCTGCCGCGCAACACCATGGGCAAGGTGCAGAAGAACCTGCTGCGCGAAGCCCACAAGGGGCTGTTCGACCGGCACGCGGCCTGA
- a CDS encoding malonyl-CoA decarboxylase, translated as MMDGKFFGDLLQTIADRGRALIRPQKGGTGPALSPPDLIGLCQALLSGRGEASGVALAQDVFARYRALGPEDRRQFLATLAERFGPDRKRLEKAIADYAADPDDRRAIELHVAAEPRRQELFRRLNLAPDGTHALVRMREEALRDAAAIPGYEAVDADFTHLFSSWFNRGFLVLRRIDWSTPANILQKIIRYEAVHAIHDWEDLRRRLEPPDRRCFAFFHPQLVDEPLIFVEVALTRQISSSISEVLSEERSPIEADQATTAIFYSISNCQEGLRGISFGNFLIKQVVLELSRDLPGLRTFVTLSPVPGFAGWLARERAKEDGLLSAEERVRLAILDNPGWHADPAVAEGMRALLESVAARYFLKAKAPNRRPVDPVARFHLGNGARLERINPMGDLSPKGLKQAHGLMVNYLYDLRTIERNHESYAEHGKVAASAAVEKLLTGDPAASSPAPVTERA; from the coding sequence ATGATGGACGGGAAGTTCTTCGGCGACCTGCTGCAAACCATCGCCGACCGCGGACGGGCGCTGATCCGGCCGCAGAAGGGCGGCACCGGGCCGGCCCTTTCGCCACCCGACCTGATCGGGCTGTGTCAGGCGCTGCTCTCCGGCCGCGGCGAGGCGTCGGGCGTCGCCTTGGCGCAGGACGTGTTCGCCCGTTACCGCGCCCTGGGTCCGGAGGATCGGCGGCAGTTCCTGGCCACCCTGGCGGAGCGGTTCGGCCCCGACCGCAAGCGGCTTGAGAAGGCAATCGCCGATTATGCCGCCGACCCCGACGACCGCAGGGCCATCGAGTTGCACGTCGCCGCCGAGCCGCGCCGGCAGGAGCTGTTCCGCCGCCTGAACCTGGCCCCCGACGGCACCCATGCGCTGGTCCGCATGCGGGAGGAGGCGTTGCGCGACGCAGCGGCGATTCCCGGCTACGAGGCGGTGGACGCCGACTTCACCCACCTGTTCTCCTCCTGGTTCAACCGCGGCTTCCTGGTGCTGCGGCGGATCGACTGGTCCACCCCGGCCAACATCCTGCAAAAGATCATCCGCTACGAGGCGGTCCACGCCATCCATGATTGGGAGGATCTGCGCCGCCGGCTGGAGCCGCCCGACCGCCGCTGCTTCGCCTTCTTCCACCCCCAACTGGTGGACGAGCCGCTGATCTTCGTCGAGGTGGCGCTGACCCGCCAGATCTCCTCTTCGATCTCCGAAGTGCTGTCGGAGGAGCGCAGCCCGATCGAAGCCGATCAGGCGACCACGGCGATCTTCTATTCGATTTCCAACTGCCAGGAGGGGCTGCGCGGCATCTCCTTCGGCAATTTCCTGATCAAGCAGGTGGTGCTGGAGCTGAGCCGCGACCTGCCGGGGCTCAGGACCTTCGTCACGCTGTCGCCGGTGCCCGGCTTCGCCGGCTGGCTGGCGCGGGAGCGGGCGAAGGAGGACGGGCTGCTGTCGGCCGAGGAGCGGGTGCGGCTGGCGATCCTCGACAATCCCGGCTGGCATGCCGATCCGGCGGTGGCGGAGGGCATGCGCGCCCTGCTGGAGTCCGTCGCCGCCCGCTATTTCCTCAAGGCCAAGGCGCCGAACCGCCGCCCTGTCGATCCGGTCGCCCGTTTCCACCTCGGCAACGGTGCGCGGCTGGAGCGGATCAACCCGATGGGCGATCTGTCGCCCAAGGGGCTGAAGCAGGCGCACGGGCTGATGGTCAACTACCTCTACGACCTGCGTACCATCGAGCGGAACCACGAAAGCTATGCCGAACATGGCAAGGTCGCCGCCTCCGCCGCGGTGGAGAAGCTGCTGACCGGCGATCCGGCAGCCTCCTCCCCCGCTCCGGTCACCGAGCGCGCCTGA